A genomic region of Photobacterium swingsii contains the following coding sequences:
- a CDS encoding GNAT family N-acetyltransferase: MPKMQVRQASLEEALTVLATITEFDHVETLESLQARLADQPTLVLVAEVNDQLVGVKIGYAKSEAEFYSWIGGVSPSGRGHGVAQALLEAQETWVRAQGYQRLTVKSRNRFAAMLRLLLRNGYQILELEKKGQVADYRVYFEKLLIK, encoded by the coding sequence ATGCCTAAAATGCAGGTTCGCCAAGCAAGTTTGGAAGAAGCACTCACTGTGCTTGCTACGATCACAGAGTTTGATCATGTTGAAACATTAGAGAGCTTACAGGCGCGATTAGCGGATCAGCCAACACTGGTGTTGGTGGCTGAGGTTAATGATCAGCTTGTGGGAGTTAAAATCGGTTACGCAAAATCGGAGGCTGAATTTTACAGCTGGATTGGCGGTGTTTCTCCTTCAGGGCGTGGCCATGGTGTTGCGCAAGCTTTGCTAGAAGCGCAAGAAACTTGGGTTAGGGCGCAGGGCTACCAGCGTTTAACCGTGAAATCACGTAACCGATTTGCCGCCATGCTGCGTTTGTTACTGCGAAATGGTTATCAGATCCTTGAGCTTGAAAAGAAAGGCCAAGTGGCCGATTATCGGGTGTACTTCGAAAAGCTACTCATTAAATAA
- the elbB gene encoding isoprenoid biosynthesis glyoxalase ElbB — translation MKRIAVILSGCGVFDGSEIHESVLSLLAIEQEGASWHCFAPNIDQHHVINHLTGEESRESRNVLIEAARIARGQIQDVQELNASQFDALLLPGGFGAAKNLSDFALKGSDCTIHPDVLSACQSFAKVDKPAGYLCIAPAMIPLIYGSGAKGTIGTDPDTAKVFNTMGGEHIECPVHDFVLDQKRRLLTTPAYMLAGSLSEAASGINKLVKELVKLA, via the coding sequence ATGAAAAGAATTGCGGTAATTTTGAGCGGCTGTGGGGTATTTGATGGTAGCGAAATTCACGAATCCGTCCTTTCCCTATTAGCCATTGAACAAGAAGGCGCCAGCTGGCATTGCTTTGCCCCCAATATTGATCAACACCATGTGATCAACCACCTCACAGGGGAAGAAAGCCGTGAATCACGCAATGTATTGATCGAAGCCGCTCGGATCGCCCGAGGTCAGATCCAAGACGTACAAGAGCTGAATGCCAGCCAATTCGACGCACTCTTACTACCCGGAGGCTTTGGTGCAGCCAAGAACCTATCAGACTTTGCCCTGAAAGGCAGTGATTGCACGATTCACCCCGATGTACTGAGTGCTTGCCAAAGTTTTGCCAAAGTCGATAAACCTGCGGGCTACCTCTGTATTGCGCCTGCGATGATCCCGCTCATTTATGGCTCAGGCGCAAAAGGAACGATCGGCACGGATCCTGACACCGCGAAAGTGTTCAATACCATGGGAGGTGAACATATCGAGTGCCCTGTACATGACTTCGTTCTTGATCAAAAACGCCGTCTACTTACCACGCCTGCCTATATGCTCGCTGGCAGTTTAAGCGAAGCGGCTAGTGGTATTAATAAGTTGGTTAAAGAATTGGTAAAACTGGCGTGA
- a CDS encoding 7-cyano-7-deazaguanine/7-aminomethyl-7-deazaguanine transporter has translation MTTSQFTPAQQRKALSYLVLFHLVIIASSNYLVQLPFTVMGFHTTWGAFTFPFIFLATDLTVRIFGAQMARKIILRVMMPALLISYGLSVVFFQGEYQGFAHLLEFNLFVARIAVASFMAYLLGQILDVSVFNRLRQAKSWWVAPTCSTIIGNALDTLAFFSIAFYNSPDAFMAANWTEIALVDYSFKLLISLGLFVPIYGVLLNYLVRKLTALNPNYLGEQKLV, from the coding sequence ATGACGACTTCGCAATTTACACCCGCACAGCAGCGCAAAGCACTTTCCTACTTAGTGTTATTTCACCTAGTGATCATTGCTTCAAGCAACTACCTTGTACAGCTTCCTTTTACCGTGATGGGGTTCCATACCACGTGGGGCGCGTTTACCTTCCCTTTCATCTTTTTGGCAACAGATTTAACCGTCCGTATTTTTGGTGCTCAGATGGCGCGTAAAATTATTCTGCGCGTAATGATGCCCGCTCTGCTGATTTCTTATGGCTTGTCGGTCGTCTTTTTCCAAGGGGAGTATCAAGGCTTTGCCCATCTATTGGAATTCAACCTGTTTGTTGCGCGTATTGCGGTGGCAAGCTTTATGGCTTATCTATTAGGACAAATTCTGGATGTGTCGGTATTTAACCGCTTACGCCAAGCAAAAAGCTGGTGGGTTGCGCCAACGTGCTCAACCATTATAGGTAATGCTTTAGATACTCTCGCATTCTTCTCTATCGCTTTCTATAACAGTCCAGATGCCTTTATGGCGGCAAACTGGACAGAGATAGCGTTAGTTGATTACAGCTTTAAGCTACTAATTAGTTTAGGCCTGTTTGTCCCTATCTATGGTGTTTTACTCAACTACTTAGTGAGGAAGCTGACTGCGCTAAACCCTAACTACTTGGGTGAGCAAAAATTAGTATGA
- the polA gene encoding DNA polymerase I, whose amino-acid sequence MATIPDNPLILIDGSSYLYRAYHAAPNFTNSDGEPTGAVYGVVNMLRSMLRQFSTEHIAVIFDAKGKTFRDDMYPEYKANRPPMPDDLRGQIEPLHAVIKAMGLPLISISGVEADDVIGTLASQASKAGMPVLISTGDKDMAQLVDENVTLINTMTDVVMDPAGVVEKFGIGPELIIDYLALMGDKVDNIPGVPGVGEKTAKALLTGIGGLDALYDNLADIPALGFRGSKTMPKKLEDNKEAAYMSYQLATIKLDVELDMAPHELVKTTPDTDELTKLFGKLQFRRWLSEMLDGSDGKIVADERVVSAGAADEPKVVAPVIDRSGYETVLDEASFNAWLEQLNSAEVVAFDTETDGLDYMTANLIGVSFAVEEGKAAYVPVAHDYLDAPAQLDRDWVLAQLKPLLEDASKAKVGQNLKFDASILARYDIDMQGIAFDTMLESYVFNSVVGRHDMDSLSLRYLEHKTISFEEIAGKGKKQLTFNQIDLEQAGPYAAEDADITLRLHNVLIAKVNADEKLKSVFEDIEMPLVPVLSRIERTGVLIDSMLMGAQSSELAARLDELQQQAFDIAEQEFNLSSPKQLQAILFEKMGLPILKKTPSGAASTNEEVLQELALDYPLPKLILEYRSLSKLKSTYTDKLPKMVNPATGRVHTSYHQAVTATGRLSSSDPNLQNIPIRNAEGRRIRQAFIAPTGYKVLAVDYSQIELRIMAHLSGDEALLDAFRHGKDIHAATAAEILVLPIESVSTEQRRRAKAINFGLIYGMSAFGLAKQLGMGRNEAQEYMDLYFERYPGVLEYMESTRNTASEQGFVETLFGRRLHLPDIKSRNGIRRKAAERAAINAPMQGTAADIIKRAMVLVDEWVQQQPEGQVRLLMQVHDELVFEVQEEHLERVTAEVQRLMEAAAQLDVPLVADADSGDNWDQAH is encoded by the coding sequence ATGGCTACTATTCCAGATAACCCGCTTATTTTGATCGATGGATCATCTTATCTTTACCGTGCTTACCATGCTGCGCCTAATTTCACTAATTCTGATGGTGAACCAACAGGTGCTGTGTACGGCGTGGTGAACATGCTACGCAGTATGTTACGCCAGTTTTCGACTGAGCATATTGCGGTCATTTTCGATGCGAAGGGCAAGACTTTCCGTGATGACATGTATCCGGAATATAAAGCGAATCGTCCGCCAATGCCGGATGATCTTCGTGGTCAGATCGAACCGCTTCATGCTGTGATTAAAGCAATGGGCTTACCTTTGATTTCGATTTCAGGGGTGGAAGCTGATGATGTGATTGGTACATTGGCGAGCCAAGCATCGAAAGCGGGAATGCCTGTACTGATCAGTACGGGTGATAAGGATATGGCGCAGCTAGTGGATGAGAATGTCACTCTGATCAATACCATGACAGATGTGGTGATGGATCCTGCTGGCGTGGTAGAGAAATTCGGGATTGGTCCTGAGTTGATTATCGACTATTTAGCACTGATGGGCGATAAGGTCGATAACATCCCCGGTGTACCAGGGGTGGGTGAGAAAACCGCTAAAGCCTTATTAACCGGTATTGGCGGCTTAGACGCCCTGTACGATAACCTGGCAGATATTCCGGCGCTTGGCTTCCGTGGTTCGAAAACCATGCCTAAAAAGTTGGAAGACAACAAAGAAGCGGCATATATGTCGTACCAACTGGCAACGATCAAGCTGGATGTTGAGCTTGATATGGCACCGCATGAGTTAGTGAAAACAACCCCTGATACTGACGAACTGACTAAGCTGTTTGGTAAATTGCAGTTCCGCCGCTGGTTGAGTGAAATGCTGGATGGCAGTGATGGCAAAATTGTTGCGGATGAGCGTGTTGTTAGCGCGGGGGCTGCTGATGAGCCAAAAGTTGTTGCGCCTGTGATTGATCGCAGTGGCTACGAAACCGTGCTGGATGAAGCGAGCTTTAACGCTTGGCTTGAGCAACTGAATAGTGCGGAAGTGGTCGCGTTTGATACTGAAACTGACGGCCTTGATTACATGACAGCGAACCTGATTGGTGTGTCATTTGCGGTGGAAGAAGGCAAAGCGGCGTATGTTCCTGTCGCTCACGATTACTTGGATGCACCTGCTCAGCTGGATCGCGACTGGGTACTAGCGCAATTAAAACCATTACTGGAAGATGCTAGCAAAGCCAAAGTCGGTCAAAACCTTAAGTTTGATGCGAGCATTCTGGCGCGTTACGACATTGATATGCAGGGTATTGCTTTCGATACCATGCTGGAGTCGTACGTGTTCAATAGTGTTGTTGGCCGTCATGATATGGATAGCTTGTCGCTACGCTACCTAGAACATAAAACAATTAGCTTTGAAGAGATTGCTGGTAAAGGGAAGAAGCAACTGACCTTTAACCAGATCGATTTAGAACAAGCGGGTCCTTACGCTGCAGAAGATGCAGATATTACACTACGTCTTCACAATGTACTGATTGCTAAAGTAAATGCTGATGAAAAGCTAAAATCCGTGTTTGAAGACATTGAGATGCCGCTGGTTCCTGTGCTGTCACGCATTGAGCGTACCGGTGTGCTGATTGACAGTATGTTAATGGGCGCGCAATCGTCAGAACTTGCTGCACGTTTGGATGAGCTTCAGCAACAAGCATTTGATATTGCAGAACAAGAGTTCAACTTAAGTTCACCTAAGCAACTGCAGGCGATTTTGTTCGAAAAAATGGGCTTACCTATTTTGAAGAAAACCCCGTCAGGCGCGGCTTCAACCAATGAAGAAGTATTGCAAGAATTGGCATTGGATTACCCATTACCAAAATTGATTTTGGAATACCGTAGTTTATCGAAGTTGAAATCAACCTATACCGATAAACTGCCGAAGATGGTGAACCCAGCGACGGGGCGTGTGCACACCTCTTATCATCAAGCGGTAACAGCAACGGGCCGCTTGTCATCAAGCGATCCAAACCTACAAAATATTCCCATTCGTAATGCTGAAGGTCGTCGTATTCGTCAGGCTTTCATCGCTCCAACGGGTTATAAAGTGCTGGCTGTCGATTACTCTCAAATCGAATTACGTATCATGGCGCACCTTTCTGGTGATGAAGCTCTACTGGATGCCTTCCGCCATGGTAAAGATATTCACGCCGCGACAGCGGCTGAGATCCTTGTGTTGCCGATTGAATCCGTTTCAACCGAACAGCGTCGTCGTGCAAAAGCGATCAACTTTGGTCTGATTTATGGCATGAGTGCCTTTGGTCTGGCGAAGCAGCTTGGCATGGGGCGTAATGAAGCACAAGAGTATATGGATTTGTACTTTGAGCGTTACCCAGGTGTGCTGGAGTACATGGAAAGCACGCGTAATACCGCCAGTGAACAAGGCTTTGTTGAAACCTTATTTGGGCGCCGTTTACACCTGCCTGATATTAAGTCACGTAACGGTATTCGTCGTAAGGCAGCGGAGCGTGCAGCCATCAATGCACCAATGCAGGGTACAGCGGCTGATATTATCAAGCGTGCCATGGTGTTGGTGGATGAGTGGGTGCAACAACAACCTGAAGGCCAAGTTCGCCTTCTAATGCAAGTGCATGACGAACTTGTATTTGAAGTACAGGAAGAACACCTTGAGCGTGTGACGGCTGAAGTGCAACGCTTGATGGAAGCAGCAGCACAATTGGACGTGCCTCTAGTGGCTGATGCTGACTCGGGTGACAACTGGGATCAAGCCCACTAA
- a CDS encoding DUF3630 family protein has product MSTFPYEPFSVRRLDIEHSHLLLTAPDFDYDTFEEVAVALVERIDSTVVEREKNADLHVWLIDFEGCRLLLKGEHYSGALWLEAMSSADNDTLVFIASMLPKDEGQYC; this is encoded by the coding sequence ATGTCAACATTTCCCTATGAGCCCTTCTCGGTGCGTCGTCTTGATATCGAACATAGTCACCTGTTATTAACCGCCCCTGATTTTGACTATGACACGTTTGAGGAAGTGGCGGTCGCCTTGGTGGAGAGGATCGATTCCACTGTGGTTGAGCGAGAAAAAAATGCGGACTTACATGTTTGGCTGATCGACTTTGAAGGTTGCCGTTTATTGCTTAAAGGCGAACATTACAGCGGTGCATTATGGTTAGAGGCAATGTCGAGTGCCGACAATGATACCTTGGTGTTCATTGCCAGTATGCTGCCGAAAGATGAAGGCCAATATTGTTAA